Proteins from a genomic interval of Nitrosomonas sp.:
- a CDS encoding TonB-dependent receptor: MQNQKNLCLLWLGGCVSSLTLAQDTSENLPIAVVQNMTRLQEITVSSVTPGIEQNIQDVQASIEVIDRERINALSLRSVPQLLQYAVGVDMRDRGSTSGFTVRGSAEGQTLLLVDGLRRTGKFGNSDLIGLSVENIERIEIIRGPMSALYGADSIGGVVNIITRKPGKNSGGGAYLMGGATGQGERGSIIGRMFLESGEFYGTRHRVSFEARERDRFRFNRQASHTDLNDLSQKFLAYNGDWQIQNGKRLSWAMEHTNQDDENIRFGGTRGFEKEDRSQGRLHYNDANETRVIDLSLGYGVSDTAVVRSGSNVPETTNFQRMEGNAFVTFFPLKNLTWTMGAGGRDESVNVNVFTGGRQTRTVYHGMTQAEYNLSGAWGRFSLLGGLRYDSFSDFGGSLNPRVSGTYGYDAFSLRASYGQGFTAPSFTSQFITIERTASRPGFISTSLIFGNPQLKAENGETFEISGAYRFKRGQLDVTYHRTNYKDLILSQSVGQIFRNGIPVCTAGRTQTPGELPRTLSCFDTLNVGKALIDGVEVVLNYQVFDWWRLFTSYEYLKTRDKATGLRLSNRAADHTVRVQSLFNYQDKLLFNINMISQWDLFGQNAVRQNVFVDHFNMDIKLDYFLTSQLNVFAGIDNLTNRKPADGFSGISRALDPGARFFYGGMAVRF, encoded by the coding sequence GTGCAAAATCAAAAAAATCTTTGTTTGTTGTGGCTGGGCGGCTGCGTATCTTCACTGACACTGGCGCAGGACACCTCCGAAAATTTGCCGATTGCAGTTGTACAGAATATGACGCGTTTGCAGGAAATTACTGTTTCGTCCGTCACGCCTGGCATCGAACAGAACATTCAAGATGTCCAGGCCAGCATTGAAGTGATCGACCGGGAACGAATCAATGCGCTATCGCTGCGATCGGTTCCGCAATTGTTGCAATATGCTGTCGGTGTCGACATGCGTGATCGTGGTTCCACCTCTGGTTTTACCGTGCGAGGATCGGCCGAAGGCCAGACGTTGTTACTGGTCGATGGGCTGCGTCGCACCGGAAAATTCGGGAATTCCGATCTGATTGGACTATCTGTGGAGAACATAGAACGCATCGAAATTATACGTGGCCCCATGTCGGCTCTTTACGGCGCTGATTCCATTGGAGGTGTAGTCAATATCATTACTCGCAAGCCAGGTAAAAATTCTGGTGGCGGCGCTTATTTGATGGGTGGCGCCACGGGACAAGGGGAGCGTGGCAGCATAATCGGACGTATGTTTCTCGAAAGCGGAGAATTTTACGGTACCCGCCATCGGGTTTCATTTGAAGCGCGTGAGCGCGACCGTTTTCGCTTCAATCGCCAGGCATCGCATACTGATCTGAACGATTTGTCACAGAAATTTCTGGCTTATAACGGGGACTGGCAGATCCAGAACGGCAAACGGTTGTCATGGGCCATGGAGCATACCAATCAGGATGACGAAAATATACGTTTTGGCGGTACGCGCGGATTCGAAAAAGAGGATCGATCGCAGGGACGCCTGCACTATAACGATGCCAATGAAACCCGTGTGATTGACCTTTCACTCGGCTACGGTGTGTCTGATACTGCGGTTGTCCGGTCTGGCAGTAATGTGCCGGAAACCACCAATTTCCAGCGGATGGAAGGTAATGCTTTTGTAACTTTTTTTCCTTTGAAAAACCTGACCTGGACGATGGGAGCGGGAGGGCGTGACGAATCCGTTAATGTAAATGTTTTTACCGGTGGCAGGCAAACCCGTACGGTTTATCATGGGATGACCCAGGCGGAATACAACCTGAGTGGCGCCTGGGGACGTTTTTCCCTGCTTGGCGGGTTACGTTATGATAGTTTTAGCGATTTTGGTGGCAGTTTGAATCCGCGCGTCAGCGGAACGTATGGATACGACGCGTTTAGTCTGCGAGCCAGTTATGGCCAGGGATTCACTGCGCCAAGCTTTACCAGTCAGTTCATAACGATTGAGCGTACTGCGAGCCGCCCTGGCTTCATTTCCACTTCGCTTATTTTTGGTAATCCTCAGCTAAAAGCTGAAAATGGAGAAACCTTTGAAATTTCTGGAGCCTACCGGTTTAAGCGTGGTCAGCTGGACGTCACTTATCATCGTACCAACTATAAGGATTTGATTCTGTCGCAATCGGTTGGGCAGATATTTCGCAACGGAATTCCGGTGTGTACCGCCGGACGGACGCAGACACCCGGTGAATTGCCCCGAACGTTGAGTTGCTTTGACACCCTCAATGTAGGTAAGGCGCTGATCGATGGAGTAGAAGTGGTGCTTAATTATCAGGTATTTGACTGGTGGCGCTTGTTTACCAGCTATGAATATCTTAAAACCAGGGACAAGGCAACCGGACTGCGCTTGAGTAACCGGGCTGCGGATCATACGGTGCGGGTGCAAAGCCTGTTTAACTATCAGGACAAACTTTTATTTAACATTAACATGATTTCACAGTGGGATCTCTTTGGCCAGAACGCTGTGCGACAGAACGTGTTTGTTGATCATTTCAATATGGATATCAAACTGGATTATTTCCTGACCAGCCAACTGAATGTTTTTGCGGGAATCGACAACCTGACCAATCGCAAACCTGCAGACGGTTTCTCAGGAATTTCCCGGGCTTTGGATCCGGGGGCACGTTTTTTCTATGGCGGCATGGCTGTTCGTTTCTGA
- a CDS encoding SAM-dependent DNA methyltransferase has product MAKTKEAKEEPLEKQLWKAADKLRKNIDAAEYKHVVLGLIFLKYISDAFEEHYAQLKAGEGDFAGADPEDKDEYKAENVFFVPAESRWSHLVAQAKQPDIGTHVDAAMDAIEKENPSLKGVLPKVYARQNLDPTSLGELIDLIGNIALGDAKARSADVLGHVFEYFLGEFALAEGKQGGQFYTPRSIVELLVNMLEPYKGRVFDPCCGSGGMFVQSEKFVEEHQGRINDISIYGQESNQTTWRLAKMNLAIRGIDSSQVKWNTEGSFLNDAHKDLKADFIIANPPFNVSDWSGEQLRGDARWQYGAPPSGNANFAWLQHFIYHLSPTGIAGVVLAKGALTSKTSGEGDIRKALIAEGNLIDCIVNLPAKLFLNTQIPTGLWFMNRARNNGHPRKNEILFIDARNLGHLINRRTRELSHDDIHKIASTYHAWRTNDPPPSVGAHGMRPDDVADETGATRADAIRPYEDVRGFCASIPISRVAELDYVLTPGRYVGLPDEEDDFNFPERFTALKAEFEAQLQEESVLNKAIAESLARVKL; this is encoded by the coding sequence ATGGCCAAAACAAAAGAAGCCAAAGAAGAGCCATTGGAAAAGCAACTGTGGAAAGCAGCTGATAAGTTACGCAAGAATATCGACGCCGCCGAATACAAGCACGTAGTACTGGGACTGATCTTCCTGAAATACATCTCCGATGCTTTTGAGGAACACTACGCCCAACTCAAGGCCGGTGAAGGTGATTTTGCTGGAGCCGACCCGGAAGATAAGGATGAATACAAGGCAGAGAACGTGTTCTTCGTGCCTGCTGAATCGCGCTGGTCGCATTTGGTGGCGCAAGCCAAGCAACCTGATATTGGAACCCATGTGGATGCCGCTATGGATGCCATTGAGAAAGAAAACCCATCGCTCAAAGGTGTGCTGCCTAAAGTCTATGCACGACAGAACCTTGACCCTACCTCACTGGGCGAATTGATTGATCTGATCGGTAACATTGCACTTGGCGATGCCAAAGCCCGCAGTGCCGATGTACTGGGGCATGTGTTTGAATACTTCCTCGGTGAATTCGCGCTGGCGGAAGGCAAGCAAGGCGGCCAGTTTTATACCCCGCGCAGCATTGTCGAATTGCTGGTGAATATGCTGGAACCCTACAAAGGCCGCGTGTTTGATCCCTGTTGTGGTTCTGGCGGCATGTTTGTGCAATCAGAAAAGTTTGTCGAGGAACACCAAGGCCGTATTAACGATATTTCCATCTATGGCCAGGAAAGCAACCAGACCACCTGGCGCCTGGCCAAAATGAACCTGGCCATTCGCGGCATCGACAGCTCGCAAGTGAAATGGAATACCGAAGGCTCGTTCCTGAACGATGCGCACAAAGACCTGAAAGCCGATTTCATCATCGCCAATCCACCGTTCAATGTCAGTGATTGGAGCGGTGAACAATTGCGTGGTGATGCGCGCTGGCAATATGGCGCACCACCATCGGGTAATGCTAACTTTGCGTGGTTGCAGCATTTTATTTATCACCTGTCGCCCACCGGTATTGCCGGGGTGGTATTGGCCAAAGGCGCACTGACTTCCAAAACCTCCGGCGAAGGCGACATCCGCAAAGCCCTGATTGCAGAAGGCAACCTGATCGACTGCATCGTCAACCTGCCCGCCAAATTGTTCTTGAATACGCAAATTCCGACGGGATTGTGGTTCATGAATCGCGCACGCAACAACGGGCATCCGCGCAAAAACGAGATTCTGTTCATCGACGCGCGCAACCTCGGCCATTTGATCAATCGCCGCACGCGCGAATTGTCGCATGACGACATCCACAAAATTGCCAGCACCTATCACGCCTGGCGCACCAACGATCCACCCCCATCCGTAGGGGCGCATGGCATGCGCCCTGATGATGTGGCGGATGAAACGGGAGCAACGAGGGCGGATGCAATCCGCCCCTACGAGGATGTGCGGGGGTTTTGCGCGTCGATACCCATTTCGCGTGTGGCTGAACTGGACTATGTGCTGACGCCGGGGCGTTATGTGGGGCTGCCGGATGAAGAAGATGATTTTAATTTCCCCGAGCGTTTTACCGCGTTGAAGGCGGAATTCGAGGCGCAGTTGCAGGAAGAGTCGGTGTTGAACAAGGCCATTGCTGAGAGTTTGGCTCGGGTGAAGCTGTGA
- a CDS encoding restriction endonuclease subunit S, whose protein sequence is MSEWRECQLGEIAEIQTGPFGSQLKNEQYITGGTPVVTVEHISNFRINNFSYPSVTDEDKNRLSKYLLNEGDIIFTRVGSVDLSAFVKPHQQGWMFSSRMLRVRPDEKVDARFLSYFFQQKPFRDYVLSIAVGATMPSINTEILKSLPVSYPELSEQKAIASVLSSLDDKIDLLHRQNKTLEAMAETLFRQWFVEEVGEDWEVGKLGDELDFTMGQSPLGISFNEDGIGVPMFQGNADFEFRFPKERVYTTEPTRFAQRFDTLISVRVPVGAQNMARKECCIGRGVAAFRYKNNNNYYTYTYFKLRSLMEEIKKFNDEGTVFGSISKSDFDALETIIPSSELIVEFEKEAKPINDKVIENCAQIHTLETLRDTLLPKLMSGEVRVTV, encoded by the coding sequence GTGAGTGAGTGGCGAGAATGCCAATTGGGTGAAATTGCAGAAATCCAAACCGGTCCGTTTGGAAGCCAGCTTAAAAACGAACAATATATAACTGGCGGCACACCGGTAGTAACAGTTGAACACATTAGTAATTTCAGGATAAATAACTTTAGCTATCCAAGTGTTACGGATGAAGATAAAAATAGGCTCTCGAAATATTTATTAAATGAAGGCGACATTATATTTACGCGTGTTGGTTCCGTAGATTTAAGTGCATTTGTCAAACCACATCAGCAAGGGTGGATGTTTTCCTCGAGAATGTTACGTGTAAGACCTGATGAGAAAGTAGATGCGCGATTCCTAAGCTATTTCTTTCAGCAGAAACCATTTAGAGACTATGTATTAAGTATTGCCGTGGGTGCAACCATGCCATCTATCAATACGGAAATATTGAAAAGTCTTCCCGTCTCATATCCTGAGCTATCAGAACAAAAAGCCATCGCCTCTGTCCTCAGCAGCCTTGACGACAAAATCGACCTGCTGCACCGCCAGAATAAAACCCTCGAAGCCATGGCTGAAACGCTGTTTAGGCAGTGGTTTGTGGAGGAGGTTGGGGAGGACTGGGAAGTCGGAAAGTTGGGTGATGAACTTGATTTCACCATGGGGCAATCTCCATTGGGTATTTCTTTCAATGAAGATGGTATTGGTGTGCCAATGTTTCAGGGTAATGCTGATTTTGAGTTTCGATTTCCAAAAGAGCGTGTCTATACAACGGAACCGACAAGATTTGCACAAAGATTTGATACTTTAATCAGTGTGCGTGTGCCAGTTGGTGCCCAAAATATGGCTCGTAAGGAATGCTGCATTGGGCGTGGCGTTGCTGCATTCCGCTATAAAAATAACAACAACTACTATACCTATACTTATTTCAAATTGCGTTCTCTCATGGAAGAGATAAAGAAGTTCAATGATGAGGGAACTGTTTTTGGTTCGATTAGTAAATCAGATTTTGATGCACTTGAGACAATTATTCCTTCATCTGAGCTAATTGTGGAGTTTGAGAAAGAAGCAAAGCCGATAAATGACAAAGTCATAGAGAATTGTGCTCAAATCCATACCCTCGAAACCCTCCGTGACACCCTGCTCCCCAAACTAATGAGCGGCGAAGTACGCGTAACCGTATGA
- a CDS encoding virulence protein RhuM/Fic/DOC family protein, with the protein MNTRDQITIYQSADGRVQLEVTLDQDTVWLTQRQLSALFDKDVRTINEHIHNVLAEQELAAEATIRKFRIVQQEGERKVNREIEHYNLDMIISVGYRVNSKKGTQFRIWASNILKHYLVQGYALNEQKLQTQQQKLADLKQAIALSSRLFQQKDLTASESQGILSILEKYSHALTVLDDYDHQRLQVTGIQQAGQCRISYDEAIQQIQLWRAWEKLGGLFGNEKDDSFKSSLQTIYQTFGGKELYPSIEEKAANLLYFIVKNHSFSDGNKRIAAALFVWFLARHDYLLNTDGEKRIADNALVAFTLLIAESKPEEKDTMVKVIINLINGNNP; encoded by the coding sequence ATGAATACGCGAGACCAGATTACTATTTATCAATCCGCCGATGGCCGCGTGCAGCTTGAGGTTACTCTGGATCAAGACACGGTTTGGCTGACTCAGCGCCAACTGTCGGCTTTGTTTGATAAGGATGTGCGCACCATCAATGAACACATCCACAATGTTTTGGCTGAGCAAGAGCTTGCCGCTGAGGCAACTATCCGGAAATTCCGGATAGTTCAACAGGAAGGCGAACGCAAGGTAAACCGCGAGATTGAACATTACAATCTGGATATGATCATTTCCGTCGGTTATCGCGTCAATTCCAAAAAAGGCACGCAATTCCGTATCTGGGCCAGCAACATTCTCAAGCACTACCTGGTGCAAGGGTATGCGTTGAATGAACAAAAACTCCAGACGCAACAGCAAAAACTCGCGGATTTAAAACAAGCGATTGCCTTGTCTTCACGCTTGTTCCAGCAGAAAGACTTAACCGCTTCCGAATCGCAAGGTATCTTGTCGATCCTGGAGAAATACAGCCACGCATTGACGGTGCTGGACGATTACGATCATCAGCGTTTACAGGTGACTGGCATCCAGCAAGCCGGACAATGCAGAATTTCGTATGATGAAGCGATCCAGCAAATTCAGCTTTGGCGCGCGTGGGAAAAGTTAGGTGGACTGTTTGGCAACGAGAAAGATGATTCCTTCAAAAGTTCGCTGCAAACCATTTACCAGACGTTCGGCGGCAAGGAGCTTTACCCCAGTATTGAAGAGAAAGCGGCCAATTTGTTGTATTTTATCGTCAAGAATCATTCCTTTTCCGATGGCAACAAACGTATTGCCGCCGCGCTGTTTGTCTGGTTTCTGGCGCGGCATGATTATCTCCTTAATACAGACGGAGAAAAGCGCATCGCCGATAATGCCCTGGTTGCTTTTACGTTGCTGATTGCCGAAAGCAAACCCGAGGAAAAAGACACGATGGTGAAAGTCATCATCAATTTGATCAATGGCAATAATCCGTAG
- a CDS encoding type II toxin-antitoxin system VapB family antitoxin: MRTTIVLDDELLKKAQALTHVQEKSALVKEALKALIERESAKRLANLGGSEPQLNAIPRRQTSESMPE; the protein is encoded by the coding sequence ATGAGAACCACCATCGTATTAGATGACGAATTACTGAAAAAAGCACAGGCCTTGACCCATGTGCAGGAGAAGTCCGCACTGGTCAAAGAAGCATTAAAAGCCCTAATCGAGCGAGAAAGTGCCAAAAGGCTGGCCAATTTGGGCGGCTCTGAGCCGCAATTGAACGCTATCCCACGCCGGCAAACCAGCGAATCAATGCCTGAATGA
- a CDS encoding type II toxin-antitoxin system VapC family toxin, with protein MILVDTSVWINHLRNNDPHLVRLLTENNVLGHPFVRGELALGNLHQRKEILTALDNLPQAPVAFTDEVNYFIEKHSLFGLGIGLIDAHLLASTQLSGNTRLWTQDKRLLAAANRLNLAASVQND; from the coding sequence ATGATTCTGGTCGATACCTCGGTCTGGATTAATCATCTGCGCAATAACGATCCGCATTTAGTCCGCCTGCTGACTGAAAATAATGTATTGGGTCATCCTTTTGTGCGTGGTGAACTGGCGTTGGGCAATTTGCACCAACGTAAAGAAATTCTGACCGCGCTGGATAATCTGCCCCAGGCTCCCGTTGCTTTTACCGATGAAGTAAATTATTTCATCGAAAAACATTCGCTGTTTGGTTTGGGTATTGGCTTAATCGATGCCCATTTATTAGCTTCAACGCAGTTATCCGGCAATACCCGGCTGTGGACGCAGGATAAGCGGCTCCTGGCAGCCGCTAACCGTCTTAATTTGGCGGCATCTGTTCAAAATGACTAA
- a CDS encoding type I restriction endonuclease subunit R — protein MTKLTESAIEELAIKLFEQLGYSHIHAPDIAPDGDHPERTRYDEVLLTSRLQKALERINPGMTVTVLQTALKEVERIHSPELLSNNETFHRLLTEGVKVSYQQAGNERGDIVWLIDFENPGNNEFVVASQFTVIENNQNKRPDLVVFVNGIPLVVIELKNATDENTTIKSAFKQLETYKQSIPSLFTYNALLVISDGLEAKAGSLSAGISRFMTWKTADGKVEASHLVSQLETLIKGMLNKKTLLDLVRHFVVFEQSRKEDPQTGVISISTVKKIAAYHQYYAVNAAVASTLRAADISLDSRIMQSPASYGLPNVAQQPRGDKKAGVVWHTQGSGKSLSMVFYTGKVVLALNNPTILVITDRNDLDDQLFDTFAACKQLLRQEPRQVENRQQLKELLRVASGGVIFTTIQKFQPEEGNVYEELSDRRNIVVIADEAHRTQYGFSAKTIDDKDAQGEVIGKKVVYGFAKYLRDALPNATYLGFTGTPIESTDVNTPAVFGNYVDIYDIAQAVEDGATVRIYYESRLAKVALSEEGRQLIKELDDELNQDELTDSQKAKSKWTQMEALIGSERRIQNIAQDIVSHFEARQEVFAGKGMIVCMSRRIAADLYGEIVKLRPAWHSEDLNKGVIKVVMTAASSDGPVMAKHHTTKQQRKLLAERMKDDSDALKLVIVRDMWLTGFDAPSMHTLYIDKPMKGHNLMQAIARVNRVYHDKPGGLVVDYLGIASDLKEALSFYSDAGGKGDPTLMQEQAVALMLEKLEVVSAMYHGFAYEDYFAADTSRKLALILAAEDHILGLEDGKKRYINEITALSQAFAIAIPHEQALDAKDEVAFFQAVKARLSKFDSTGGGKTNEDIETTIRQVIDRALVSEQVIDVFDAAGIKKPNISILSDDFLAELKDYQHKNVALEVLKKLINDELKVRAKTNLMQSLSLMEMLENAIKKYHNKILTAAEVIDELIKISKEIVASDQEAEKLHLSTFEYAFYTAVASNDSARQLMQNDKLRELAIVLTQRVRQNASIDWTIKESVKAKLKVIVKRTLRQFGYPPDMQLIATEMVLKQAEMIASELAAA, from the coding sequence ATGACTAAGCTCACCGAATCAGCGATTGAAGAGCTAGCCATCAAACTGTTTGAGCAGCTCGGTTATAGTCATATCCACGCCCCAGACATTGCTCCCGACGGTGACCATCCCGAACGCACCCGCTACGACGAAGTATTGCTCACCAGCCGGTTACAAAAAGCCCTCGAGCGCATCAACCCTGGTATGACGGTCACGGTATTACAAACCGCCCTGAAAGAAGTCGAACGCATCCATTCCCCGGAATTACTCAGCAACAACGAAACTTTTCACCGCTTGCTCACCGAAGGCGTAAAGGTCAGTTACCAGCAAGCTGGCAATGAGCGCGGTGATATCGTTTGGCTGATTGATTTTGAAAACCCCGGCAATAACGAATTTGTCGTGGCCAGTCAGTTTACCGTTATTGAAAACAACCAGAATAAACGCCCCGATCTGGTGGTGTTTGTGAATGGCATCCCGCTGGTCGTGATTGAACTCAAAAATGCCACCGATGAAAACACCACGATTAAATCCGCATTCAAGCAACTGGAAACCTACAAACAGAGCATTCCCAGTTTATTTACCTACAACGCCTTGCTGGTGATCTCGGATGGACTGGAAGCCAAAGCCGGTTCACTGTCAGCAGGTATCAGTCGCTTCATGACCTGGAAAACCGCCGACGGCAAGGTAGAAGCCTCCCATCTGGTCAGCCAGCTGGAAACCTTGATTAAAGGAATGCTGAACAAAAAAACCTTGCTCGATCTGGTGCGGCATTTTGTGGTGTTTGAGCAATCCAGGAAAGAAGATCCACAGACTGGCGTGATCAGCATCAGCACAGTCAAGAAGATTGCCGCCTATCATCAGTATTACGCAGTGAATGCAGCGGTGGCTTCAACCTTGCGTGCAGCAGACATTAGCCTTGATTCCAGAATCATGCAAAGCCCGGCCAGCTATGGTTTGCCCAATGTGGCGCAACAACCCCGAGGCGATAAAAAGGCCGGTGTCGTTTGGCACACCCAGGGCAGCGGTAAATCGCTGTCGATGGTGTTTTATACCGGCAAGGTCGTATTGGCATTGAATAACCCGACGATACTGGTGATTACTGACCGCAACGATCTGGATGATCAATTGTTCGATACTTTTGCAGCCTGTAAACAGTTGTTGCGACAGGAACCCAGGCAAGTCGAGAATCGTCAGCAATTAAAAGAATTGTTACGTGTGGCATCCGGTGGCGTGATCTTTACCACGATCCAGAAATTCCAGCCGGAAGAAGGCAATGTATATGAAGAGCTTTCTGACCGCCGCAACATTGTGGTGATCGCCGATGAAGCGCATCGTACGCAATATGGCTTTAGTGCTAAAACCATCGATGATAAAGATGCGCAGGGTGAAGTGATCGGCAAGAAAGTGGTGTACGGTTTTGCCAAGTACCTGCGCGATGCGCTACCCAATGCCACTTATCTGGGTTTTACCGGTACGCCGATTGAAAGCACGGATGTGAACACACCCGCCGTGTTTGGCAACTATGTGGATATTTACGATATTGCACAGGCTGTGGAGGATGGCGCCACGGTGCGCATCTACTATGAGAGCCGGTTGGCAAAAGTCGCGTTGAGTGAGGAAGGCAGGCAACTGATCAAGGAACTGGATGACGAACTGAATCAGGATGAGTTGACCGATTCGCAGAAAGCCAAATCCAAATGGACACAGATGGAAGCGCTGATTGGCAGTGAGCGCCGCATCCAGAACATTGCGCAGGATATCGTCAGTCATTTTGAAGCACGCCAGGAAGTCTTTGCCGGTAAGGGCATGATTGTGTGCATGTCGCGCCGTATTGCCGCTGATCTTTACGGTGAAATCGTCAAACTGCGACCGGCTTGGCATTCAGAGGATTTAAACAAGGGCGTGATCAAGGTGGTGATGACAGCGGCTTCCTCCGATGGTCCGGTCATGGCAAAACACCATACTACCAAGCAGCAACGTAAGCTACTGGCTGAACGTATGAAGGATGACAGCGATGCGCTGAAACTGGTGATCGTGCGTGACATGTGGCTGACCGGATTTGATGCACCGAGTATGCATACGCTGTATATCGACAAACCCATGAAAGGCCACAACCTGATGCAAGCCATTGCACGGGTCAACCGGGTATACCACGATAAACCCGGTGGGTTGGTGGTGGATTATCTTGGCATTGCTTCGGATTTGAAAGAAGCCTTATCGTTCTATTCTGATGCGGGTGGAAAAGGTGATCCGACTTTAATGCAGGAACAAGCCGTCGCGTTAATGCTAGAGAAACTAGAAGTCGTTTCCGCCATGTATCACGGCTTCGCCTATGAAGATTATTTTGCGGCAGATACTTCGAGGAAACTGGCGCTTATTCTGGCGGCTGAAGACCATATTCTCGGATTGGAAGATGGCAAGAAACGCTACATCAATGAAATAACTGCACTCTCTCAGGCTTTTGCCATTGCCATTCCGCATGAACAAGCCCTGGATGCGAAAGACGAAGTGGCATTCTTTCAGGCTGTCAAAGCACGCCTGTCCAAATTCGACAGCACAGGTGGTGGCAAAACCAATGAGGACATTGAAACCACCATCCGGCAGGTCATTGACCGGGCTTTGGTATCGGAGCAAGTGATTGATGTATTCGACGCAGCCGGTATCAAGAAACCCAATATTTCAATTCTTTCCGATGACTTCCTGGCGGAACTCAAAGACTACCAGCACAAGAATGTGGCTCTGGAAGTATTGAAGAAACTGATTAACGATGAACTGAAAGTGCGCGCCAAGACAAATTTGATGCAAAGCCTATCTTTGATGGAAATGCTGGAAAATGCCATCAAGAAATATCACAACAAGATTCTGACCGCTGCTGAAGTGATTGATGAGTTGATCAAAATCAGCAAGGAAATCGTGGCGTCCGATCAAGAGGCCGAGAAGCTTCATTTATCAACTTTTGAATATGCCTTTTACACTGCTGTGGCCAGCAACGACAGTGCACGGCAACTGATGCAAAATGACAAGTTACGTGAACTGGCAATCGTACTGACCCAGCGGGTCCGTCAAAATGCTTCGATAGATTGGACGATCAAGGAAAGTGTGAAAGCCAAGCTGAAAGTGATCGTAAAACGCACACTGCGGCAATTCGGTTATCCGCCCGATATGCAATTGATCGCGACTGAAATGGTATTGAAGCAGGCTGAAATGATTGCCAGCGAATTGGCTGCTGCCTGA
- a CDS encoding ATP-binding protein, whose protein sequence is MSESLPLMLKELRLPAFGQHYRHFQDQAAEHAWSYSQYLAALCEQEVAQRFQSRISNWTHEARLPRGKSFATLALTELPQAAQKKIITLRDNTYWASQADNVLLIGPSGVGKSHVAAALGLHLIEQGIRVKWISATALVQLLQQARKELDLMSAMTRLDKYRVLIVDDIGYVKKTDSETQVLFDFIAHRYESGSLIITSNQPFSQWDQIFPDTMMTVAAIDRIIHHATIIEIDSESYRRKNQKKS, encoded by the coding sequence ATGTCTGAATCGCTCCCACTGATGCTCAAGGAACTCAGACTCCCTGCCTTTGGCCAGCATTACCGGCACTTCCAGGATCAAGCCGCAGAACACGCCTGGAGCTACAGCCAATATCTCGCCGCCCTGTGCGAACAGGAAGTCGCCCAGCGCTTCCAAAGCAGAATCAGCAACTGGACGCATGAAGCCAGACTGCCGCGCGGCAAAAGCTTTGCCACTCTGGCGCTGACCGAACTGCCTCAAGCCGCTCAGAAAAAAATCATTACGCTGCGCGACAATACCTACTGGGCGAGCCAGGCAGACAATGTGTTGCTGATCGGCCCATCCGGTGTCGGCAAATCACATGTGGCGGCAGCATTGGGGTTGCATTTGATTGAACAAGGCATTCGCGTCAAATGGATATCAGCTACCGCACTGGTTCAACTCCTGCAGCAAGCCAGGAAAGAACTGGACTTGATGTCCGCCATGACGCGGCTGGATAAATACCGTGTACTGATCGTTGATGATATCGGCTATGTCAAAAAGACCGATTCGGAAACACAGGTATTGTTTGACTTCATTGCCCATCGCTATGAAAGCGGAAGTCTCATCATTACTTCAAACCAGCCTTTTAGCCAGTGGGATCAAATCTTCCCTGACACCATGATGACTGTTGCCGCCATCGACCGGATCATCCATCACGCAACCATCATCGAAATCGACAGTGAAAGTTATAGGAGGAAAAACCAGAAAAAATCATGA